The following coding sequences are from one Cercospora beticola chromosome 4, complete sequence window:
- a CDS encoding uncharacterized protein (MEROPS:MER0215799), whose amino-acid sequence MSSWRPPGPPGNHRPAFPGNNRTPSEGGPSGVHRSSPIQFKETESLFNTYEHLSGLPRSDDALLLLRKIASVVKPIMRKRGWKVSVLAEFLPPEPNLLGLNINKGYKICVRLRYHNNPDLFLPFEECVDTMLHELSHNVWGPHDSNFHKLWDELRDEHEVLVRKGYTGEGFLGSGNRLGGAYAGRPQLPAHELRRLARASAEKRKKQGTLSNGSGQRLGGTPIHRGQDVRSVIVDQITKRNNAMSEVSCASGRQDAGKLSQESSDKTFKTKAEEDDANNRAIAQALFELMEQEEEQKLFSEGGLKWSKEAGLYSANEAGSSSSATTSSHPSEEDQLKWALAESTGVSPAQPTALTQWTCEICTCINPLQFLACDACGVERPQTALVKEKSKSRKPSNPSPGVTRKPVRSSRDLNVKPLPTKTAAERFPTKQPNPNASIGWQCSRCGTFMEHQWWTCSACGLLKDSS is encoded by the coding sequence ATGTCCAGCTGGCGCCCGCCGGGCCCTCCGGGCAACCACCGACCCGCCTTTCCAGGAAACAACCGCACTCCTTCTGAAGGAGGGCCCAGCGGCGTACATCGCTCGTCTCCCATCCAATTCAAAGAGACCGAGTCACTCTTCAACACCTACGAACATCTCTCCGGACTCCCTCGGAGCGATGACGCTCTACTCTTACTCCGCAAGATTGCCTCCGTGGTCAAACCCATCATGCGAAAGCGAGGGTGGAAAGTCTCAGTCCTAGCCGAGTTCTTGCCTCCAGAGCCCAACTTACTAGggctcaacatcaacaaagGCTACAAGATCTGCGTTCGTTTACGCTACCACAACAACCCAGACCTCTTCCTGCCGTTTGAAGAATGCGTCGATACCATGTTACACGAACTTTCACACAACGTCTGGGGGCCGCATGATTCGAACTTTCACAAATTGTGGGATGAACTCCGTGATGAGCATGAAGTTCTCGTTCGGAAAGGATACACTGGGGAAGGGTTCCTTGGCTCTGGCAATCGCCTCGGAGGGGCGTATGCCGGTCGTCCTCAATTACCGGCACACGAACTGCGTCGCCTGGCACGCGCGTCAGCTGAGAAGCGCAAAAAACAAGGTACACTGAGCAATGGGTCTGGTCAACGACTGGGCGGCACACCAATTCACCGCGGTCAAGACGTTCGATCAGTCATCGTCGACCAGATCACGAAGCGAAATAATGCGATGAGCGAAGTTAGTTGCGCTTCTGGACGCCAAGACGCTGGCAAACTTTCTCAGGAGAGCAGCGACAAGACATTCAAAACCAaagcggaagaagacgatgccaACAATCGGGCAATCGCGCAGGCACTCTTTGAATTAAtggagcaggaagaggagcagaaaTTGTTCTCAGAAGGTGGATTGAAGTGGAGTAAGGAAGCTGGACTCTACAGTGCGAACGAAGCTGGCAGTTCTTCGTCCGCCACCACAAGCAGTCACCCTAGTGAGGAAGACCAGCTGAAGTGGGCTCTCGCTGAGAGCACGGGAGTGTCTCCCGCTCAACCTACAGCTCTAACGCAGTGGACCTGCGAAATATGCACATGCATTAACCCTCTCCAGTTCCTGGCCTGCGATGCATGCGGCGTTGAGCGACCCCAGACTGCTCTCGTCAAAGAGAAGTCGAAATCTCGTAAACCGTCCAATCCGAGCCCGGGTGTCACACGGAAGCCGGTGCGGTCTTCACGAGATCTCAACGTGAAGCCACTACCGACCAAGACGGCAGCTGAGCGCTTTCCCACCAAGCAGCCAAACCCGAATGCCAGTATCGGGTGGCAGTGCAGCCGTTGCGGCACATTCATGGAGCACCAGTGGTGGACGTGCTCGGCCTGCGGACTGCTGAAAGACAGCTCTTGA
- a CDS encoding uncharacterized protein (BUSCO:EOG09264THP): MFYDLNVQWVPSDPNLPRTLAFLHELGYNVVALNHTISGKLPTDLNNPIPTESQLQQTHKSLPTKLTILRRLTLVLSESGHPNARLTALASNYDLLALRPVDEKTLSLACSSMDCDIISIDLTQRFGTHFKHKMLSVAIQSGKKIEICYSGGLLGDAQGRRNVISNATQLVRATRGRGLIISSGVEARTGAVGCRGPWDASNLAAVWGLGQERGYEAVSKEARTVVVSGKLKRTGYRGAIDIVYSGEKPKEVEVGIREKQAQKRSEKQKQGAKKDGAHQQNEQHGLKRKADGDTPTGDGMEKPPSKRQQKKLAHAARVANGTAGPGAHKVSGYGDDSGAAAAD, from the coding sequence ATGTTCTACGACCTTAACGTCCAATGGGTGCCCTCCGATCCGAATCTTCCACGCACCCTCGCCTTCCTCCATGAACTCGGCTACAACGTTGTTGCGCTGAACCACACTATCTCTGGCAAACTACCCACAGACCTCAACAATCCAATTCCTACAGAGTCTCAACTCCAACAAACTCACAAATCTTTACCCACCAAACTCACCATCCTTCGACGCCTGACTCTTGTCCTCTCCGAATCTGGTCATCCCAATGCCCGCCTCACAGCTCTCGCATCCAACTATGATCTGCTCGCTCTCCGCCCCGTCGATGAAAAGACCCTGAGTCTAGCATGCAGTAGCATGGATTGCGATATAATCAGTATCGATCTCACACAACGTTTCGGAACGCATTTCAAGCACAAAATGCTCTCTGTCGCAATACAGTCTGGGAAGAAAATCGAGATATGCTATTCGGGTGGGTTATTGGGTGATGCTCAAGGAAGGAGGAATGTGATCAGTAATGCGACACAGCTGGTCCGGGCgacaagaggaagaggcttgATTATCAGCTCTGGAGTGGAGGCTAGGACTGGGGCAGTGGGTTGCAGAGGGCCTTGGGACGCATCAAATTTGGCTGCGGTCTGGGGGCTTGGTCAAGAGAGAGGGTACGAGGCTGTGAGTAAAGAGGCCAGAACTGTTGTTGTTAGTGGGAAGTTGAAGAGGACGGGATACAGAGGGGCAATTGATATTGTATATAGTGGGGAGAAGccgaaggaggtggaggtaggGATCAGGGAAAAGCAGGCTCAGAAACGGagtgagaagcagaagcaaggTGCGAAGAAAGACGGTGCACACCAGCAGAATGAGCAGCATGggctgaagaggaaggcggATGGGGACACGCCGACTGGAGACGGGATGGAAAAGCCGCCGAGCAAGaggcagcagaagaagcttgccCATGCAGCGCGAGTCGCAAATGGCACTGCTGGACCTGGAGCACACAAGGTTTCTGGCTATGGCGACGAttctggagcagcagcagccgattGA
- the BNA1 gene encoding 3-hydroxyanthranilic acid dioxygenase has protein sequence MQAFRRPLVAAARAPTRHVAPTVARASIAHQRLPSRHYATTTTTPNALLPPLNLPKWLNENSHLLKPPINNFCVYNDPLTVMVVGGPNARTDYHINTTPEFFYQYKGRMLLKTIQKVDGKDTFKDIYINEGEMFLLPGNTPHNPVRFADTVGVVIEQPRPEGSVDKLRWYCQGCGSQVHEASFHCTDLGSQIKDAVNAFKANEEARKCKDCGEICDTAPREDVMEEMRTAPS, from the coding sequence ATGCAAGCCTTCAGACGGCCGCTTgttgcagcagcacgagctcCCACACGACATGTCGCTCCAACAGTAGCACGAGCGAGCATCGCACACCAACGCCTCCCAAGCCGCCACTATGCCACTACAACGACCACGCCGAATGCGCTCCTCCCACCTCTCAACCTCCCAAAATGGCTCAACGAGAATTCACATCTCCTCAAGCCACCGATCAACAATTTCTGCGTGTACAATGACCCACTGACTGTCATGGTTGTCGGTGGCCCCAACGCTCGCACAGACTACCACATCAACACCACTCCCGAATTCTTCTACCAGTACAAAGGCCGCATGCTCCTGAAAACAATTCAAAAGGTTGACGGCAAAGACACATTCAAGGACATATACATCAATGAAGGCGAGATGTTCCTGTTGCCCGGAAATACTCCGCATAATCCTGTCCGGTTTGCAGATACTGTGGGCGTTGTGATTGAGCAGCCACGGCCAGAAGGAAGTGTAGACAAATTGAGATGGTACTGCCAGGGCTGTGGGAGCCAGGTCCACGAGGCGAGCTTCCATTGTACAGACCTGGGCTCACAAATCAAGGATGCAGTGAATGCTTTCAAGGCCAACGAGGAAGCGAGAAAATGCAAAGACTGCGGCGAGATTTGTGATACGGCACCGAGAGAAGACGTGATGGAGGAAATGAGGACCGCTCCGTCATAA
- a CDS encoding uncharacterized protein (MEROPS:MER0000432) gives MADSSDIQPFKVDIPKEEVDRLKRKLKDTRLPPKEIVPNAGTKYGPTYEWCKNLYDAWVNDFDWYPIQDQINSAPHYIAKIEDVKIHFVHARSKREDAIPLIMVHGWPGSFYEFNQCWGPLSNPEDPNEQAFHVVVPSMPGYCFSDWPPKAGWNLQDNARIFDALMKKLGYSQYMIQTGDWGHWVGRELGSKYTDSCKLVHFNFAPSPLPEGVEYTKREQDVKDRVDDWLENHMGYAVCMRTRPHTIGFGFNDNPMGILTWVGEKYNEAADPEKQKRRYWTQCILATASLYYFTDCIMPSMLCYYENVRHENFANFAMEEHNRITVPFGYTSFYWDTEPSSKRAVERTGNLVFYKERNDGGHYAALEDPQGIMEDVRALAAQEWKGTQSK, from the exons ATGGCCGACTCCTCTGACATTCAGCCATTCAAGGTCGACATTCCCAAGGAGGAAGTCGATCGCCTCAAGCGTAAATTGAAAGACACTCGACTTCCGCCGAAAGAAATAGTGCCCAACGCTGGCACCAAGTATGGTCCTACTTATGAATGGTGCAAGAATCTTTACGACGCCTGGGTAAATGATTTCGACTGGTATCCAATTCAAGATCAAATCAACTCTGCACCGCACTACATCGCCAAGATCGAGGATGTCAAGATTCACTTCGTACACGCCCGTTCGAAACGCGAAGATGCTATCCCATTGATCATGGTCCACGGCTGGCCAGGCAGTTTCTACGAATTCAATCAATGTTGGGGACCACTTTCGAACCCCGAGGACCCAAATGAGCAAGCGTTCCATGTAGTCGTGCCCTCAATGCCTGGATACTGCTTCTCCGACTGGCCACCGAAAGCAGGATGGAATCTGCAAGATAATGCTCGAATCTTCGACGCTCTTATGAAGAAGCTCGGCTACTCTCAATATATGATCCAGACCGGAGACTGGGGCCACTGGGTCGGTCGCGAGCTCGGATCGAAGTACACCGATTCATGCAAATTGGTGCATTTCAACTTCGCCCCGTCTCCTCTCCCCGAAGGCGTGGAATATACGAAACGTGAACAAGACGTCAAAGATCGAGTCGACGACTGGTTGGAGAACCACATGGGCTATGCTGTCTGCATGCGAACACGACCACACACTATTGGCTTCGGCTTCAATGACAACCCGATGGGCATACTGACATGGGTCGGCGAGAAGTATAACGAAGCTGCAGATCCTGAGAAGCAGAAACGCAGATACTGGACGCAATGTATCCTTGCCACTGCCAGCTTGTACTACTTTACGGACTGCATCATGCCTAGTATGCTCTGCTACTACGAGAACGTTCGGCATGAGAATTTTGCGAACTTTGCAATGGAAGAGCATAACCGCATCACTGTACCTTTCGGCTACACTTCTTTCTACTGGGATACCGAGCCAAGTTCAAAGCGAGCTGTGGAGCGAACGGGCAATCTTGTATTTTACAAAG AACGAAATGACGGCGGTCACTACGCGGCTCTTGAAGACCCACAAGGCATCATGGAGGATGTCCGAGCACTTGCTGCTCAGGAGTGGAAGGGAACGCAAAGCAAGTGA